The following nucleotide sequence is from Lysobacterales bacterium.
TCAGCCTGGTCGGACTGCAGATGCTGGCGGGCTTCGACCACCCGTGGTTGCCGGGATTCGTGCGCCGCTTGCAGATTCCGAAGACCTCGGTGGCGAAGTTCGTGCAGGTGCTGGATCCGTGGCTGTCGCGCATCGAGAAGCTGTGCAAGCCGAGCTGGACCTTCTTCCTCAATCGTCACGCACATCGTTTCACCGGCCTGTTGCTGGTCTTCCTCGGCATCGAGTTGGCGTTGCCGGTGCCGATGACGAACATGCCGTTCGCAATCGCGATGATCGGCTATGCCATGGCCTTGCTCGAACGGGATGGTCGCTGGCTGGCTGCACTCTGGGCAGTGACCCTGATCCAGATCGGCGCCGCGTTCTGGTTCGGCGACTGGGTGGTGATGCACCTCGGCGGCTTCATCGAGAGCGTGCGCAGCCTGTTCAGCTGATCGGAACGACGTTGGCCTGGCTGCGATCGCCATACCGCTGGGCGATGATGTGTTCGACCAGCTTCTCGCTGTGCGCGGGTTCGCCGAACCAGTAACCCTGTCCGTACGGGCAATCCAGTTGCCCGAGCACTTCGGCCAAGGCCGCGGACTCGACACCTTCCGCAACCACCGTGATGTCCAGCGAACGCGCCATCGCGATGATGGCGCTGGTCAGCGCCACGTCGTGGCGGTCGGTGAGCAGGTCGGCGACGAAGCTGCGATCGATCTTGACGCCCGATACCGGCACGCGCCGCAAATGGTTGAGACCGGAGAAGCCGGTGCCGAAATCGTCCAGCCACAATTTCACGCCGATCTCGTGCAGGGATTCGAGTGCCGCGATGGCGGCGGATTCGCCATCCAGCAGCGAACTCTCGGTGAGCTCCAGGTGCAGCAGCTCTGCCGCCAGACCGGTGTCGGCCAGCACCTGGGCGACACGGGCCGGGAAGCGGTGGTCGCGCAGTTGCTTCACCGAGACGTTGACGGCGACGAAGGGTGCCCGTCCTGCGCTGCGTGGCCAACGAACGGCGGTGTCGCAGGCGGTGCGCAGGGCGAAGTCGCCGAGCGCATCGATCAGGCCGACGTCTTCGGCGATGCCGACGAACAATGCCGTCGAGACCAGGCCTCGACTCGGGTGATGCCAGCGCAGCAGCGCTTCGGCGCCGTGGATGTGGCCGCTGTCGAAATCGATGATCGGCTGGTAGTGCAATTTCAGTTCATCGCGATCCAGCGCGGCACGCAGGTCCTGTTCGATCGCGAGCCGGTCTTCGGCGAGCCGCGTCAGGTAGTTGGTGAAGTAGCGCGCGCAATTGCGGCCCTGGACCTTGGCCAGGTACATCGCGATGTCGCCGTTCTTGATCAGGCGCGAGGCATCGGCCGCGTCGTCCGGGAACGAGGTGATGCCGATGCTGGCGCTGACA
It contains:
- a CDS encoding exopolysaccharide biosynthesis protein; translation: MGLRKRTPRPKPPRVSDLLGATLAAWDQERIDFGQLVDAIHERGFGALILLAALPCLIPVPVGFMGGIFGTLLSLVGLQMLAGFDHPWLPGFVRRLQIPKTSVAKFVQVLDPWLSRIEKLCKPSWTFFLNRHAHRFTGLLLVFLGIELALPVPMTNMPFAIAMIGYAMALLERDGRWLAALWAVTLIQIGAAFWFGDWVVMHLGGFIESVRSLFS